A stretch of Coregonus clupeaformis isolate EN_2021a chromosome 37, ASM2061545v1, whole genome shotgun sequence DNA encodes these proteins:
- the LOC121553590 gene encoding protein FAM13A isoform X1, with the protein MGASASISLCSDSSAVRIRKQNAKISPEPTVPDPGPDTSPVFGVTLERLREDGQLVCGVPHMLRHMVDFLDRNGVQQRGLFRLSGSVVRTRQLRLRLDRGERMDLEVEGDVSTVASLLKLFFRELPSPIIPEPQRKDLVLSLTECKNEAELIAALKEKLSSLPVDNHSILSYLLHFLSRVASHSQSNHMPVENLATVFGPCIFHVPSGPRMLEEQNVCNALLLHLLRHQSVVFICPPDLPHPPPSQDTPSPPPPLAALSHFEERLGGPPSTSRSEESNSVGRFDGDSTTSETGGLTANTPRKAWTPSNLNSPETLDLGSELTSHTQHLIPDLLEDVVDGEPGCVLTCSAYPRPAGEPSQQDEEDPGSAGEPSQQEEEEDPGPAGEPNQQGEEDPGPAGEPNQQEEEEDPGPAGEPNQQEEEDPGPAGEPNQQGEEDPGPAGEPNQQEEEDPGPAGEPNQQEEEDPGPAGEPNQQGEEDPGPAGEPNQQEEEEDPGPAGEPNQQEEEDPGPAGEPNQQEEEDPGPAGEPNQQEEEDPGPAGEPNQQEEEDPGPAGEPNQQEEEDPGPAGEPNQQEEEDPGPAGEPNQQEEEDPGCPRGRTRSQQEEDPATSSSIKEEEDEETERGTTPLAICGLMDHSKEDYYQDHDPSSSERSRSVAVSWQAQDTQNQDHHKDSMTRLQMADGINLSDSEKSPTLKQQALEAELCPSPPGTPQEDLEHPPCTKDYQSLTPTPHSLPKQEQDIISASLTEASPVQRPSVSLSEGSSSECLMTPGPSPLLQRLAAGDCPVPSPRSHNLSQGHRFNTDPETAPSPPCSQHIRMAHYTVRTEPAEGANKAPSVTMLNRHIQNLRKRIRRFEEHFEQERQYRPAHNDRTAHPEVSRLMRDLTKSRKQLKELKLKQCAEGLREQQRGGNTGPCRSTSDPQGAMEHYHNSNNKPSLEETVDSLIKRLMEKREEEGLPDNIKEMTPAQMAVEKVTLQKCLLYFESLYGRPSTRQEKTLMKSFYDRYRQVKQQLLCPPTTIPVITTIEEEEGSDEECVKDSPWLPHTALRCVSSDESLRLPQNEVTNMPLVSPLEELKGLQPPSVTTATLHEASRSELLEQLRVTRAEKKRLRSVLRDFEDHFYTQTGRAAQKEDRGPMAEEYCEYKNLKAKLRLLEVLLSKRDTPKTV; encoded by the exons AGTGACTCGTCTGCTGTGAGAATTCGGAAGCAAAATGCGAAGATTAGCCCCGAGCCAACTGTTCCAGACCCAGGCCCTGACACCAGTCCTGTCTTTGGGGTAACCCTTGAGAGGCTGAGAGAAGATGGACAGCTTGTTTGTGGAGTGCCCCACATGCTGCGACACATGGTGGATTTCCTGGACAGAAATG GTGTGCAGCAGAGGGGTCTGTTCCGTCTGTCTGGCTCTGTGGTGAGGACCAGGCAGCTGAGGCTGAGAttggacaggggagagaggatggaTCTTGAGGTGGAGGGGGATGTCTCCACTGTGGCCTCCCTGCTCAAGCTCTTCTTCAGGGAGCTGCCCAGCCCCATCATACCAGAGCCTCAGCGCAAGGACCTGGTTCTCAGCCTCACAG AATGTAAGAATGAGGCAGAGTTGATCGCGGCTCTGAAAGAGAAACTCAGCAGCCTACCTGTCGACAACCACAGCATCCTGTCTTACCTCCTCCACTTCCTGTCAAGGGTGGCCTCTCACAGCCAATCAAATCACATGCCCGTGGAGAACCTGGCCACAGTCTTTGGACCCTGTATATTCCA TGTTCCATCAGGGCCTAGGATGCTGGAAGAGCAGAATGTGTGTAATGCCCTGTTGCTCCACCTCCTTAGACATCAATCCGTTGTCTTTATCTGTCCCCCGGACCTTCCACACCCCCCTCCTAGCCAGGACACCCCGtcaccacccccacccctcgcAGCCCTGTCCCATTTTGAG gagagactggggggTCCTCCCAGCACCTCTCGGTCAGAGGAGAGTAACAGTGTAGGAAGGTTTGACGGAGACAGCACCACGTCAGAGACAGGAGGTCTTACGGCCAACACACCCAGAAAGGCATGGACGCCATCCAACCTGAACAG TCCTGAGACCTTGGACCTTGGCTCGGAACTCACCTCCCACACACAGCACCTGATCCCAGACCTGTTGGAGGATGTTGTGGATGGAGAGCCTGGCTGTGTTCTCACCTGCTCTGCTTATCCTAGACCAGCTGGGGAGCCTAGCCAACAGGATGAGGAAGATCCTGGATCAGCTGGGGAGcctagccaacaggaggaggaggaggatcctGGACCAGCTGGGGAGCCTAACCAACAGGGGGAGGAGGATCCTGGACCAGCTGGGGAGCCTAaccaacaggaggaggaggaggatcctGGACCAGCTGGGGAGCCTAaccaacaggaggaggaggatccTGGACCAGCTGGGGAGCCTAACCAACAGGGGGAGGAGGATCCTGGACCAGCTGGGGAGCCTAaccaacaggaggaggaggatccTGGACCAGCTGGGGAGCCTAaccaacaggaggaggaggatccTGGACCAGCTGGGGAGCCTAACCAACAGGGGGAGGAGGATCCTGGACCAGCTGGGGAGCCTAaccaacaggaggaggaggaggatcctGGACCAGCTGGGGAGCCTAaccaacaggaggaggaggatccTGGACCAGCTGGGGAGCCTAaccaacaggaggaggaggatccTGGACCAGCTGGGGAGCCTAaccaacaggaggaggaggatccTGGACCAGCTGGGGAGCCTAaccaacaggaggaggaggatccTGGACCAGCTGGGGAGCCTAaccaacaggaggaggaggatccTGGACCAGCTGGGGAGCCTAaccaacaggaggaggaggatccTGGACCAGCTGGGGAGCCTAaccaacaggaggaggaggatccTGGATGTCCCAGGGGAAG GACAAGGTCACAACAGGAGGAAGACCCGGCCACCTCCTCCAGCAtaaaggaggaagaggacgaggagaCGGAGAGGGGCACAACCCCTTTAGCCATCTGTGGACTCATGGACCACAGTAAAGAAGACTATTACCAG GATCATGACCCCTCCAGCTCTGAGCGCTCCAGGAGTGTAGCAGTGAGCTGGCAGGCTCAGGACACCCAGAATCAAGACCATCACAAAGACAG CATGACCCGATTACAGATGGCCGATGGAATAAACCTGTCTGACTCTGAAAAG AGCCCAACCCTCAAGCAGCAAGCTCTGGAGGCTGAGCTGTGCCCTTCGCCCCCCGGAACCCCCCAGGAGGACCTGGAACACCCCCCTTGTACCAAAGACTACCAGAGCCTAACCCCAACTCCCCACTCCCTCCCAAAACAGGAACAGGACATCATCAGCGCCTCACTGACAG aAGCCAGTCCGGTCCAGAGACCCTCCGTGTCGCTCTCTGAGGGCAGTAGCAGTGAATGTCTGATGACCCCTGGtcccagtcctctcctccagCGCCTCGCGGCGGGTGACTGTCCCGTACCATCCCCCCGCAGCCACAACCTCAGCCAGGGCCACCGCTTTAACACGGACCCTGAAACAGCCCCCTCCCCACCCTGCTCACAACACATCAGGAT ggcTCACTACACAGTGAGGACTGAACCAGCAGAGGGCGCTAACAAGGCCCCATCGGTCACGATGCTCAACAGACACATCCAGAACCTGAGGAAGAGGATCAGACGCTTCGAGGAGCACTTTGAGCAAGAGAGACAGTACAGG CCAGCACACAATGATAGGACTGCCCATCCTGAGGTGTCTAGGCTGATGCGGGACCTCACCAAGTCTCGAAAGCAGCTCAAAG agCTGAAGCTGAAACAGTGTGCAGAGGggctcagagagcagcagagaggaGGGAACACAGGGCCATGCAGGTCCACCAGTGACCCCCAGGGGGCGATGGAGCACTACCACAACAGTAACAACAAACCCTCACTTGAGGAGACTGTCGATAGCCTGAtcaagagactgatggagaaacGAGAGGAGGAGGGACTGCCAGATAACATCAAG GAGATGACTCCGGCTCAGATGGCTGTGGAGAAGGTCACCCTGCAGAAGTGTCTACTCTACTTTGAGAGCCTGTATGGGCGACCG agCACCAGACAGGAGAAGACTCTGATGAAGTCTTTCTATGATCGCTACCGCCAGGTCAAACAGCAGCTCCTGTGTCCCCCCACCACCATCCCTGTCATCACCACCAta gaggaagaggagggttcTGATGAAGAGTGTGTGAAGGACAGCCCCTGGCTACCTCATACAGCGCTGCGCTGTGTGTCTTCAGATGAGTCACTGCGTCTGCCGCAAAATGAGGTGACCAACATGCCTCTCGTGTCACCTCTGGAGGAGCTCAAAGGTCTACAGCCACCCAGCGTCACCACGGCAACACTGCACGAGGCATCAAG gtcagaGTTACTGGAGCAGCTGAGGGTGACGCGAGCTGAGAAGAAGAGACTCCGTTCAGTACTCCGAGACTTTGAGGACCACTTCTACACACAGACCGGCAG GGCTGCCCAGAAAGAGGACCGCGGGCCCATGGCAGAGGAGTACTGCGAGTACAAGAACCTAAAAGCTAAACTCCGCTTGCTGGAAGTCCTGCTCAGTAAACGGGATACTCCAAAGACTGTCTGA
- the LOC121553591 gene encoding phytanoyl-CoA hydroxylase-interacting protein-like: protein MEVPNLGHNLTSPMSPCEGMIKNLSLDAIQLCEREGNKSQDSGIVEMEELPVPQNIKISNITCDSFKICWDMEPRVKERITHYFIDLNKKENKNSNKFKHKDVPTKLVAKAVPLPMTVRGHWFLSPRTEYTVAVQTASKQSDGDYAVSEWSEIIEFTTADYSTVHLTQLLEKAEVIAGRMLRFSVFYRNQNKEYFDQAREVHGNRMLPAVKDNSGSHGSPISGKLEGLYFSCNTEFNTGKPPQDSPYGRTRFEIQAETLFNPKTNLYFGDFYCMYTAYHYVILVLAPQGSHGDDFCKARLQALDITNNHFLTCTVDEEAGDGALVFRHAQDVILEVIYTEPVDLTLGTVAEISGHQLMSLSTVNAKKDPSCKTCNISVGR, encoded by the exons GCAATAAATCCCAGGACAGCGGCAtcgtagagatggaggagcttcCTGTCCCTCAGAACATCAAGATCAGCAACATCACATGTGACTCCTTCAAGATTTGCTGGGACATGGAGCCCCGGGTCAAGGAGCGCATCACTCACTACTTCATCGACCTCAACAAGAAAGAGAACAAGAACTCCAACAAGTTCAAACACAAG GATGTCCCCACTAAGCTGGTGGCGAAGGCAGTGCCTCTGCCCATGACGGTGAGGGGTCACTGGTTCCTCAGCCCGCGTACAGAGTACACCGTGGCTGTCCAGACTGCCTCCAAACAGAGTGACGGAGACTACGCCGTGTCAGAGTGGAGCGAGATCATCGAGTTCACCACCGCTG ATTATTCCACAGTGCATCTAACCCAGCTGCTGGAGAAGGCTGAGGTCATTGCAGGCAGGATGCTGCGCTTCTCTGTGTTCTACAGGAACCAGAACAAAGAGTACTTTGACCAGGCCAG gGAGGTGCATGGGAACCGCATGCTGCCAGCAGTGAAGGACAACAGTGGAAGCCACGGCTCACCTATCAGCGGGAAGCTGGAGGGCCTCTACTTCAGCTGCAACACAGAGTTCAACACAGGCAAGCCCCCCCAGGACTCCCCCTACGGCCGCACACGCTTCGAGATCCAGGCTGAGACCCTGTTCAACCCCAAGACTAACCTCTACTTCGGGGACTTCTACTGCATGTACACGGCCTACCACTACGTCATCCTAGTACTGGCTCCACAGGGCTCGCACGGCGATGACTTCTGTAAGGCAAGGCTTCAAGCGCTCGACATCACCAACAACCACTTCCTGACTTGCACGGTGGACGAGGAGGCGGGCGACGGGGCGCTGGTGTTCCGGCATGCCCAGGATGTGATCCTGGAGGTGATCTACACAGAGCCCGTGGACCTGACGCTTGGCACAGTGGCAGAGATCAGCGGGCACCAGCTCATGAGCCTGTCTACCGTCAACGCCAAGAAGGACCCCAGCTGCAAGACCTGCAACATCAGCGTGGGACGCTAG
- the LOC121553590 gene encoding protein FAM13A isoform X2 — translation MGASASISLCSDSSAVRIRKQNAKISPEPTVPDPGPDTSPVFGVTLERLREDGQLVCGVPHMLRHMVDFLDRNGVQQRGLFRLSGSVVRTRQLRLRLDRGERMDLEVEGDVSTVASLLKLFFRELPSPIIPEPQRKDLVLSLTECKNEAELIAALKEKLSSLPVDNHSILSYLLHFLSRVASHSQSNHMPVENLATVFGPCIFHVPSGPRMLEEQNVCNALLLHLLRHQSVVFICPPDLPHPPPSQDTPSPPPPLAALSHFEERLGGPPSTSRSEESNSVGRFDGDSTTSETGGLTANTPRKAWTPSNLNSPETLDLGSELTSHTQHLIPDLLEDVVDGEPGCVLTCSAYPRPAGEPSQQDEEDPGSAGEPSQQEEEEDPGPAGEPNQQGEEDPGPAGEPNQQEEEEDPGPAGEPNQQEEEDPGPAGEPNQQGEEDPGPAGEPNQQEEEDPGPAGEPNQQEEEDPGPAGEPNQQGEEDPGPAGEPNQQEEEEDPGPAGEPNQQEEEDPGPAGEPNQQEEEDPGPAGEPNQQEEEDPGPAGEPNQQEEEDPGPAGEPNQQEEEDPGPAGEPNQQEEEDPGPAGEPNQQEEEDPGCPRGRTRSQQEEDPATSSSIKEEEDEETERGTTPLAICGLMDHSKEDYYQDHDPSSSERSRSVAVSWQAQDTQNQDHHKDSMTRLQMADGINLSDSEKSPTLKQQALEAELCPSPPGTPQEDLEHPPCTKDYQSLTPTPHSLPKQEQDIISASLTASPVQRPSVSLSEGSSSECLMTPGPSPLLQRLAAGDCPVPSPRSHNLSQGHRFNTDPETAPSPPCSQHIRMAHYTVRTEPAEGANKAPSVTMLNRHIQNLRKRIRRFEEHFEQERQYRPAHNDRTAHPEVSRLMRDLTKSRKQLKELKLKQCAEGLREQQRGGNTGPCRSTSDPQGAMEHYHNSNNKPSLEETVDSLIKRLMEKREEEGLPDNIKEMTPAQMAVEKVTLQKCLLYFESLYGRPSTRQEKTLMKSFYDRYRQVKQQLLCPPTTIPVITTIEEEEGSDEECVKDSPWLPHTALRCVSSDESLRLPQNEVTNMPLVSPLEELKGLQPPSVTTATLHEASRSELLEQLRVTRAEKKRLRSVLRDFEDHFYTQTGRAAQKEDRGPMAEEYCEYKNLKAKLRLLEVLLSKRDTPKTV, via the exons AGTGACTCGTCTGCTGTGAGAATTCGGAAGCAAAATGCGAAGATTAGCCCCGAGCCAACTGTTCCAGACCCAGGCCCTGACACCAGTCCTGTCTTTGGGGTAACCCTTGAGAGGCTGAGAGAAGATGGACAGCTTGTTTGTGGAGTGCCCCACATGCTGCGACACATGGTGGATTTCCTGGACAGAAATG GTGTGCAGCAGAGGGGTCTGTTCCGTCTGTCTGGCTCTGTGGTGAGGACCAGGCAGCTGAGGCTGAGAttggacaggggagagaggatggaTCTTGAGGTGGAGGGGGATGTCTCCACTGTGGCCTCCCTGCTCAAGCTCTTCTTCAGGGAGCTGCCCAGCCCCATCATACCAGAGCCTCAGCGCAAGGACCTGGTTCTCAGCCTCACAG AATGTAAGAATGAGGCAGAGTTGATCGCGGCTCTGAAAGAGAAACTCAGCAGCCTACCTGTCGACAACCACAGCATCCTGTCTTACCTCCTCCACTTCCTGTCAAGGGTGGCCTCTCACAGCCAATCAAATCACATGCCCGTGGAGAACCTGGCCACAGTCTTTGGACCCTGTATATTCCA TGTTCCATCAGGGCCTAGGATGCTGGAAGAGCAGAATGTGTGTAATGCCCTGTTGCTCCACCTCCTTAGACATCAATCCGTTGTCTTTATCTGTCCCCCGGACCTTCCACACCCCCCTCCTAGCCAGGACACCCCGtcaccacccccacccctcgcAGCCCTGTCCCATTTTGAG gagagactggggggTCCTCCCAGCACCTCTCGGTCAGAGGAGAGTAACAGTGTAGGAAGGTTTGACGGAGACAGCACCACGTCAGAGACAGGAGGTCTTACGGCCAACACACCCAGAAAGGCATGGACGCCATCCAACCTGAACAG TCCTGAGACCTTGGACCTTGGCTCGGAACTCACCTCCCACACACAGCACCTGATCCCAGACCTGTTGGAGGATGTTGTGGATGGAGAGCCTGGCTGTGTTCTCACCTGCTCTGCTTATCCTAGACCAGCTGGGGAGCCTAGCCAACAGGATGAGGAAGATCCTGGATCAGCTGGGGAGcctagccaacaggaggaggaggaggatcctGGACCAGCTGGGGAGCCTAACCAACAGGGGGAGGAGGATCCTGGACCAGCTGGGGAGCCTAaccaacaggaggaggaggaggatcctGGACCAGCTGGGGAGCCTAaccaacaggaggaggaggatccTGGACCAGCTGGGGAGCCTAACCAACAGGGGGAGGAGGATCCTGGACCAGCTGGGGAGCCTAaccaacaggaggaggaggatccTGGACCAGCTGGGGAGCCTAaccaacaggaggaggaggatccTGGACCAGCTGGGGAGCCTAACCAACAGGGGGAGGAGGATCCTGGACCAGCTGGGGAGCCTAaccaacaggaggaggaggaggatcctGGACCAGCTGGGGAGCCTAaccaacaggaggaggaggatccTGGACCAGCTGGGGAGCCTAaccaacaggaggaggaggatccTGGACCAGCTGGGGAGCCTAaccaacaggaggaggaggatccTGGACCAGCTGGGGAGCCTAaccaacaggaggaggaggatccTGGACCAGCTGGGGAGCCTAaccaacaggaggaggaggatccTGGACCAGCTGGGGAGCCTAaccaacaggaggaggaggatccTGGACCAGCTGGGGAGCCTAaccaacaggaggaggaggatccTGGATGTCCCAGGGGAAG GACAAGGTCACAACAGGAGGAAGACCCGGCCACCTCCTCCAGCAtaaaggaggaagaggacgaggagaCGGAGAGGGGCACAACCCCTTTAGCCATCTGTGGACTCATGGACCACAGTAAAGAAGACTATTACCAG GATCATGACCCCTCCAGCTCTGAGCGCTCCAGGAGTGTAGCAGTGAGCTGGCAGGCTCAGGACACCCAGAATCAAGACCATCACAAAGACAG CATGACCCGATTACAGATGGCCGATGGAATAAACCTGTCTGACTCTGAAAAG AGCCCAACCCTCAAGCAGCAAGCTCTGGAGGCTGAGCTGTGCCCTTCGCCCCCCGGAACCCCCCAGGAGGACCTGGAACACCCCCCTTGTACCAAAGACTACCAGAGCCTAACCCCAACTCCCCACTCCCTCCCAAAACAGGAACAGGACATCATCAGCGCCTCACTGACAG CCAGTCCGGTCCAGAGACCCTCCGTGTCGCTCTCTGAGGGCAGTAGCAGTGAATGTCTGATGACCCCTGGtcccagtcctctcctccagCGCCTCGCGGCGGGTGACTGTCCCGTACCATCCCCCCGCAGCCACAACCTCAGCCAGGGCCACCGCTTTAACACGGACCCTGAAACAGCCCCCTCCCCACCCTGCTCACAACACATCAGGAT ggcTCACTACACAGTGAGGACTGAACCAGCAGAGGGCGCTAACAAGGCCCCATCGGTCACGATGCTCAACAGACACATCCAGAACCTGAGGAAGAGGATCAGACGCTTCGAGGAGCACTTTGAGCAAGAGAGACAGTACAGG CCAGCACACAATGATAGGACTGCCCATCCTGAGGTGTCTAGGCTGATGCGGGACCTCACCAAGTCTCGAAAGCAGCTCAAAG agCTGAAGCTGAAACAGTGTGCAGAGGggctcagagagcagcagagaggaGGGAACACAGGGCCATGCAGGTCCACCAGTGACCCCCAGGGGGCGATGGAGCACTACCACAACAGTAACAACAAACCCTCACTTGAGGAGACTGTCGATAGCCTGAtcaagagactgatggagaaacGAGAGGAGGAGGGACTGCCAGATAACATCAAG GAGATGACTCCGGCTCAGATGGCTGTGGAGAAGGTCACCCTGCAGAAGTGTCTACTCTACTTTGAGAGCCTGTATGGGCGACCG agCACCAGACAGGAGAAGACTCTGATGAAGTCTTTCTATGATCGCTACCGCCAGGTCAAACAGCAGCTCCTGTGTCCCCCCACCACCATCCCTGTCATCACCACCAta gaggaagaggagggttcTGATGAAGAGTGTGTGAAGGACAGCCCCTGGCTACCTCATACAGCGCTGCGCTGTGTGTCTTCAGATGAGTCACTGCGTCTGCCGCAAAATGAGGTGACCAACATGCCTCTCGTGTCACCTCTGGAGGAGCTCAAAGGTCTACAGCCACCCAGCGTCACCACGGCAACACTGCACGAGGCATCAAG gtcagaGTTACTGGAGCAGCTGAGGGTGACGCGAGCTGAGAAGAAGAGACTCCGTTCAGTACTCCGAGACTTTGAGGACCACTTCTACACACAGACCGGCAG GGCTGCCCAGAAAGAGGACCGCGGGCCCATGGCAGAGGAGTACTGCGAGTACAAGAACCTAAAAGCTAAACTCCGCTTGCTGGAAGTCCTGCTCAGTAAACGGGATACTCCAAAGACTGTCTGA